One genomic window of Mucilaginibacter sp. SJ includes the following:
- a CDS encoding LacI family DNA-binding transcriptional regulator produces the protein MFESVTIKDIAKALGVSTSTVSRALNGSYEIGTETKKLVLEYAEKINYRPNPIALSLKEQKSHSIGVVVCEVANDYFSQAINGIESIAYNRGYHVIITQTHESFDRESANVKHLLSRHVDGLLVSLSAQTTDTSQYKYLLDKGFPIVFFDRAAPDLNTHKVIANNFQGSFNGTEALINSGFTKIAHLTNSNNLLISHERFEGYKAALDQHGIEFRPEYLKHCNHGGMIHDEVEIVLKELLALDDKPEAIFSGSDRLTISSISILKKWGLKVPGDIAIAGFTNSDVVDLFDPPLTVVRQPAFQIGQMATEMLIKTIESKWPIEEFTTEKVDTQLIVRSSSGKG, from the coding sequence ATGTTTGAATCAGTTACCATTAAGGATATTGCCAAGGCTTTAGGTGTGTCAACATCAACGGTATCAAGGGCGCTTAACGGGAGTTACGAAATAGGTACCGAAACCAAAAAGCTTGTCCTTGAGTACGCCGAAAAGATAAACTACCGGCCCAATCCTATTGCTTTAAGTCTTAAAGAGCAAAAAAGCCACTCGATAGGTGTAGTAGTATGCGAGGTAGCCAATGATTATTTTTCGCAAGCCATTAACGGTATCGAATCCATAGCGTATAACCGGGGATACCACGTTATCATCACCCAAACACATGAATCATTTGACCGGGAAAGTGCCAATGTAAAACACTTGCTATCCAGACATGTGGATGGCTTGCTGGTATCATTGTCGGCCCAAACAACCGATACATCCCAATATAAATACCTGCTGGATAAAGGCTTTCCTATTGTATTTTTTGACAGGGCAGCCCCCGACCTGAATACCCATAAGGTAATAGCAAATAACTTTCAGGGCTCATTTAATGGCACCGAAGCTTTGATCAATTCGGGTTTTACCAAAATAGCCCACCTTACCAATTCAAATAACCTGCTTATAAGCCATGAGCGCTTTGAAGGCTATAAGGCCGCGCTTGATCAACACGGCATTGAGTTCAGGCCGGAGTATCTTAAACATTGCAACCATGGCGGTATGATTCACGACGAAGTGGAGATTGTGCTGAAAGAATTGCTGGCATTGGACGATAAGCCGGAGGCTATTTTTAGTGGCAGCGACAGGCTCACCATCAGCAGTATATCGATATTAAAAAAATGGGGCTTAAAAGTTCCGGGAGATATTGCGATAGCAGGATTCACCAATTCGGATGTTGTTGACCTGTTTGATCCGCCGTTAACCGTGGTACGCCAGCCTGCCTTCCAGATAGGGCAAATGGCTACAGAAATGCTTATTAAAACCATAGAAAGCAAATGGCCGATTGAAGAATTTACTACCGAAAAGGTGGATACACAATTGATTGTGAGGTCGTCGTCAGGAAAAGGATAA
- a CDS encoding RNA polymerase sigma factor: protein MSHEQIVHDDHNTAVWLAFKEGSWDAYTQLYNRHFKILNNYGHKFTRDVNVIEDAIHDLFIRLWTNRVGLGTPVSVKNYLFKSLRSIIFRKLQSKSRFVDLEDEAEHNFPFEISFDQQLIADEEEQELQKKIKFHVKALPARQQEIIYLRFYEGLSYDEIADIMGINISSAYKLIYKAFDNLQDVLKVSKLAIVLALYSCFCINNH, encoded by the coding sequence ATGTCTCACGAACAAATTGTTCATGACGATCATAATACTGCTGTCTGGCTTGCTTTTAAAGAAGGCAGTTGGGATGCCTACACGCAATTATATAACCGGCATTTTAAAATCCTCAATAACTACGGACATAAGTTTACAAGGGATGTTAACGTAATTGAGGATGCGATCCACGATCTTTTTATCAGGCTGTGGACAAACAGGGTAGGGCTTGGCACCCCGGTTTCGGTAAAAAACTATCTTTTCAAATCCCTGCGCAGCATTATTTTTCGTAAGCTGCAGTCAAAATCACGCTTTGTCGACCTGGAAGATGAGGCGGAGCACAACTTTCCTTTTGAAATTTCATTCGACCAGCAGCTCATCGCCGATGAGGAAGAACAGGAATTACAGAAGAAAATTAAATTTCATGTAAAAGCTTTACCTGCCCGGCAGCAGGAAATCATATACCTGCGTTTTTATGAAGGGTTAAGTTATGATGAAATAGCCGATATTATGGGGATAAACATTAGTTCGGCTTATAAACTGATCTATAAAGCTTTCGATAACCTGCAGGATGTGCTCAAAGTTTCCAAATTGGCTATCGTTTTAGCCCTGTATTCGTGCTTCTGCATAAATAATCATTAA
- a CDS encoding glycerol-3-phosphate dehydrogenase/oxidase, with protein sequence MNQFTREANLCDINDTEKIRDLIIIGGGATGLGAAVDAASRGFSVLLLEQSDFAKGTSSRATKLVHGGVRYLAQGDIGLVREALRERGLLLKNAPHLVKNESFIIPNYSWWDGIFYTIGLSIYDLLAGKLSFGRAKHISKKETLKRLPGIQEKGLHGGVVYHDGQFDDSRLAINLAQTAIEQGATLLNYFKVTGLIKDTASKITGVKAIDLETGTSYQLKAKTVINATGVFVDDVLKMDTPEKKPMVRPSQGVHLVLDHSFLPADDALMIPKTEDGRVLFAVPWHEKLLIGTTDTPINSHSLEPVALDEEVEFILRTAGKYLTKVPTRADVLSVFAGLRPLAAPQDGSSKTKEISRSHKLIVSASGLITITGGKWTTYRKMAEDIVDKAIETGGLTNTPCKTASLPIHGSCPNPDRTNPMFVYGTDIEKILALYNEKPDWKNPVHPKDKYTKAEVIWSVRNEMARTVQDILARRTRVLFLDARLAVEMAPEVARLMAGELGKDAAWETAQVKAFNETAKNYILTPH encoded by the coding sequence ATGAATCAATTTACAAGAGAGGCCAACCTCTGCGATATTAACGATACCGAAAAGATCCGGGACCTGATCATTATAGGCGGCGGAGCTACGGGACTCGGCGCTGCGGTTGATGCAGCCTCACGCGGTTTCTCTGTATTATTACTTGAACAATCCGATTTTGCCAAAGGAACATCAAGCCGCGCGACCAAGCTGGTACACGGCGGCGTACGATATTTGGCACAGGGCGACATAGGCCTTGTGCGTGAGGCTTTACGTGAGCGGGGATTATTATTAAAAAACGCGCCGCACCTGGTAAAAAACGAAAGTTTCATCATCCCTAATTACTCCTGGTGGGACGGTATTTTTTATACCATAGGCCTCAGCATTTATGATTTGCTCGCCGGCAAGCTAAGCTTTGGCAGGGCAAAACATATTTCTAAAAAAGAAACGCTAAAACGGTTGCCGGGCATTCAGGAAAAAGGACTTCACGGCGGCGTTGTTTATCACGACGGGCAGTTTGATGATTCCCGGCTCGCCATCAACCTGGCGCAAACGGCCATTGAACAGGGCGCTACCCTACTGAACTATTTTAAAGTAACCGGGTTGATTAAAGATACAGCCAGTAAAATTACGGGAGTTAAAGCTATCGACTTAGAAACTGGCACCAGCTACCAATTAAAGGCTAAAACAGTGATCAATGCTACCGGCGTTTTTGTTGACGATGTACTTAAAATGGATACGCCCGAAAAGAAACCGATGGTAAGGCCAAGCCAGGGTGTACACCTTGTGCTCGACCATTCATTTTTACCGGCGGATGATGCCCTGATGATCCCTAAAACGGAAGATGGGCGTGTGCTTTTTGCGGTTCCGTGGCATGAGAAACTATTGATAGGTACTACGGATACCCCTATCAACTCACACAGCCTTGAGCCGGTGGCGCTGGATGAGGAAGTGGAATTTATTTTAAGGACCGCAGGCAAATATCTTACCAAAGTTCCTACCCGTGCAGATGTTTTAAGTGTATTTGCAGGCTTAAGGCCACTTGCCGCCCCACAAGATGGGTCCTCAAAAACAAAAGAAATTTCGCGGAGCCATAAACTGATCGTTTCCGCATCAGGTTTAATTACCATAACAGGCGGCAAGTGGACCACCTACCGCAAAATGGCCGAGGATATTGTTGACAAGGCTATTGAAACAGGCGGGCTTACAAACACACCTTGTAAAACTGCATCTTTACCCATCCATGGCAGTTGCCCCAACCCCGACCGCACAAACCCCATGTTTGTTTATGGTACCGACATTGAAAAGATTCTGGCTTTATATAATGAAAAACCCGACTGGAAAAACCCTGTTCATCCAAAAGATAAATACACTAAAGCGGAGGTGATCTGGTCGGTAAGAAATGAAATGGCTCGCACTGTTCAGGATATATTAGCCCGCCGTACCCGTGTGCTTTTTTTAGATGCCCGTTTGGCTGTCGAAATGGCGCCCGAAGTAGCCCGCCTAATGGCCGGTGAATTGGGAAAAGATGCCGCATGGGAAACAGCACAGGTTAAAGCATTTAACGAAACAGCAAAAAATTACATACTAACACCACATTAA
- a CDS encoding alkaline phosphatase yields the protein MKKSTTLITLAALLANVGLTANAQVKNYTVTDAHSHNDYKNNIPFYRAYEKGFGSIEADCYAVNGQLMVAHDKKEIDAKRSLKILYIDPLIEKLKRDPQRHLRLLIEIKEDHKAVLPLVIKELKPLEQYLDYDGHPGRLSIVMTGAVPPPAEMTNYPAWISFDVDHMNGFTPAQWKKIGLVSFPFGKYMHWNGKGVLNNEEIASIKAGIDSVHNSGKKVRFWETPDTKSSWLALIRLGVDVIGTDKIEELGDFLNKKPASEYTAPQPYAIYKPTYKSDGTVKKVKNIILCIGDGMGLSQIYSTYTANRGQLNIFQMLNIGFSVTNSADAYITDSAAGATAFASGQKTNDRAIGVDPSGKPLKSLADYSAEAGKKTADIVACELTDATPAAFYAHDSERSHSIAIANQITSSPIDIFLGSSYKDFIWPVNGESPVDKMKKRGYTVIRNFDEFLNSSAPKILALMDDSVTRPKMEGRGNYLPLAFNKVTQTFKNAPKGFFMMIEGSQIDHGGHANNLKQVITENSDFDRVVGDALKFADEDGETLVIVTADHETGGLTLLDGSINNGYVWGDFSTNDHTGTPVPVFSYGPHSLDFRGVYSNTEIFNKIKSLLQ from the coding sequence ATGAAAAAAAGTACTACCCTGATTACGCTGGCAGCGCTGCTGGCAAACGTCGGTTTAACGGCCAATGCGCAGGTCAAAAATTACACCGTAACCGATGCGCATTCCCACAACGATTACAAAAACAATATTCCTTTTTACCGGGCCTACGAAAAGGGGTTCGGTTCTATCGAGGCCGACTGTTATGCGGTTAACGGGCAGTTGATGGTGGCGCACGATAAAAAGGAGATTGACGCCAAAAGGTCGTTGAAGATCTTGTACATCGACCCGCTGATTGAAAAACTGAAACGCGATCCACAGCGTCATTTAAGACTGCTTATTGAAATTAAGGAAGATCATAAAGCGGTATTGCCGCTGGTGATTAAAGAATTGAAACCGCTTGAGCAGTATCTTGATTATGATGGCCACCCCGGCAGGTTATCAATAGTAATGACCGGCGCGGTACCCCCTCCGGCAGAAATGACCAATTATCCGGCCTGGATCTCTTTTGATGTTGACCATATGAACGGCTTTACACCGGCGCAATGGAAAAAGATTGGGCTGGTAAGTTTTCCGTTTGGCAAATACATGCACTGGAATGGTAAAGGTGTGTTGAATAACGAAGAGATTGCGAGTATAAAAGCGGGGATAGATAGCGTACATAACTCCGGTAAAAAGGTGCGTTTTTGGGAAACTCCTGATACCAAGAGTAGCTGGCTGGCGCTGATCCGTTTAGGTGTTGATGTAATTGGCACCGATAAAATAGAGGAGCTTGGCGATTTTCTGAACAAGAAGCCAGCAAGTGAATATACTGCTCCTCAACCATACGCTATTTATAAGCCGACTTACAAATCAGATGGTACAGTTAAGAAAGTCAAAAATATCATTTTGTGCATTGGCGATGGCATGGGTTTATCACAGATCTATTCAACCTACACAGCCAACCGCGGCCAGTTGAATATTTTCCAGATGCTGAATATCGGTTTTTCGGTTACTAATTCTGCCGATGCTTATATCACCGACTCTGCTGCCGGGGCAACCGCTTTTGCATCGGGCCAAAAAACTAACGATAGGGCTATAGGTGTCGATCCGTCAGGCAAACCATTGAAATCATTGGCTGATTACAGTGCGGAAGCTGGTAAAAAGACCGCCGATATCGTGGCTTGTGAATTGACAGACGCAACTCCGGCGGCATTCTACGCTCATGATTCGGAGCGGAGCCATTCAATAGCTATCGCAAATCAAATTACTTCATCGCCAATTGATATTTTCTTAGGCTCATCTTATAAAGATTTTATCTGGCCGGTTAATGGTGAAAGTCCTGTTGATAAAATGAAAAAGAGGGGATACACGGTGATCCGCAACTTTGATGAGTTTTTGAATAGCTCGGCCCCGAAAATCCTTGCTTTGATGGATGACAGCGTAACCCGCCCGAAAATGGAAGGCAGGGGGAATTATCTGCCGCTGGCATTTAACAAAGTAACCCAAACGTTCAAAAATGCTCCCAAAGGTTTCTTTATGATGATTGAAGGTTCGCAGATTGATCACGGTGGCCATGCCAATAACCTGAAACAAGTAATAACCGAAAACAGCGACTTTGATCGTGTAGTTGGCGACGCCCTGAAGTTTGCTGATGAAGATGGCGAAACCCTGGTAATTGTAACTGCTGATCATGAAACGGGTGGCTTAACCCTGCTTGATGGCAGTATTAACAACGGTTACGTATGGGGCGATTTTAGCACCAACGATCATACCGGTACCCCGGTTCCGGTGTTTAGCTACGGGCCGCATTCCCTGGATTTCAGAGGGGTTTATAGTAATACCGAGATATTTAACAAGATTAAGTCGTTGTTGCAGTAG
- a CDS encoding MIP/aquaporin family protein, protein MSPFVAELIGTMLLILLGDGVVANVVLKDTKGNNSGWIVITTAWGLAVFVGVVVAGPYSGAHLNPAVTIALAIADKFAWANVVPYIIAQFAGACIGAFLVWVMYYDHFKRTNDPASILAVFCTGPAVRNYISNIASEVTGAFVLLFTIFYIAGAEITPAKTPIGLGSVGAIPVALLVWVIGLSLGGTTGYAINPARDLGPRFMHMLLPIKGKGTSDWAYAWIPIIGPLVGASIAAVLYLSIKL, encoded by the coding sequence ATGTCTCCATTTGTAGCCGAACTGATAGGCACCATGCTCCTGATATTATTGGGTGATGGTGTAGTGGCCAACGTAGTTTTAAAAGATACTAAAGGAAATAACAGCGGATGGATAGTAATTACCACCGCCTGGGGATTAGCCGTCTTTGTAGGGGTAGTTGTTGCAGGTCCTTATAGCGGCGCGCACCTTAACCCTGCAGTAACCATAGCACTCGCTATTGCGGATAAGTTTGCCTGGGCCAACGTTGTACCCTACATTATTGCCCAATTTGCGGGTGCTTGTATTGGTGCATTTTTAGTTTGGGTAATGTATTATGATCATTTTAAACGAACAAATGATCCGGCTTCTATATTGGCTGTATTTTGCACTGGTCCTGCCGTACGCAATTATATATCAAACATTGCCAGCGAGGTAACAGGTGCTTTTGTATTGCTCTTTACCATTTTCTACATAGCCGGTGCCGAAATCACTCCAGCTAAAACCCCTATTGGCCTGGGTTCAGTAGGCGCAATCCCGGTAGCATTACTGGTTTGGGTGATCGGCTTATCATTAGGAGGCACTACCGGCTATGCTATCAACCCGGCCCGTGATCTTGGGCCGCGCTTTATGCATATGCTGCTACCTATAAAAGGCAAAGGCACCAGCGATTGGGCTTATGCATGGATCCCGATTATCGGCCCATTGGTTGGGGCTTCCATTGCCGCTGTATTGTATCTGTCAATTAAGCTATAA
- the glpK gene encoding glycerol kinase GlpK codes for MQEYILALDQGTTSSRAIIFDHAGKIIASAQKEFKQYFPKPGWVEHDPNEIWAGQIGVAAEAIAKAGLGGGNIKAIGITNQRETTIVWNRKTGEPIHNAIVWQDRRTAAFCDELKQGGHSDMIRDKTGLVIDAYFSGSKIKWILDNVEGARAQAEAGELAFGTVDSWLIWQLTRSEVHATDVTNAGRTMLFNIRTQQWDEELLQLFNIPKSILPEVKQSSELYGQTANNLFAQRIPIAGIAGDQHAALFGQMCIDKAMVKNTYGTGCFMLMNIGHEFIKSKNNLLTTIAWKINGEITYAFEGSIFIGGAVVQWLRDGLGIIKTSADVEKLATSVKDTAGVYFVPAFAGLGAPYWDPEVRGAIVGLTRGATAAHISRAALASIAYQTMDVLKAMEADAGMEIKELRVDGGATANNLLMQFQSDVLNCKVIRPQVTETTALGVAYMAGLAVGYWKDIAEIQHLWAAEAEFNPANDLDEVKSGITGWKRAVSTAQCWSNAGNPITVI; via the coding sequence ATGCAGGAATATATTTTAGCGCTCGACCAGGGTACTACCAGCTCACGGGCCATAATTTTTGATCATGCAGGCAAAATTATTGCGTCGGCACAAAAAGAATTTAAACAGTATTTTCCTAAACCCGGCTGGGTTGAGCATGACCCTAACGAGATTTGGGCTGGCCAGATTGGTGTTGCCGCTGAGGCCATTGCAAAAGCAGGCCTGGGCGGCGGCAATATCAAAGCCATAGGCATCACCAACCAGCGCGAAACCACCATAGTTTGGAACCGCAAAACCGGTGAACCCATCCACAATGCCATTGTTTGGCAGGACAGGCGCACTGCCGCCTTTTGCGATGAACTAAAACAAGGCGGCCACAGTGATATGATCCGCGATAAAACAGGCCTGGTAATAGATGCGTACTTTTCGGGCTCAAAAATAAAATGGATCCTGGATAATGTTGAAGGTGCCAGGGCACAGGCCGAAGCCGGCGAACTGGCCTTTGGCACGGTTGACAGCTGGCTCATCTGGCAGCTAACCCGCAGCGAAGTTCACGCTACCGATGTAACCAATGCCGGCCGTACCATGCTGTTCAACATTCGCACACAACAATGGGACGAGGAGTTGTTACAACTATTCAACATCCCCAAAAGTATCCTGCCCGAAGTAAAACAGTCGAGCGAGCTATATGGGCAAACAGCCAATAATTTGTTTGCACAACGGATCCCGATAGCAGGCATAGCAGGAGATCAGCATGCAGCCTTATTCGGGCAAATGTGTATTGACAAAGCCATGGTTAAAAACACCTATGGCACCGGCTGTTTTATGCTGATGAATATCGGGCACGAGTTTATCAAATCAAAAAACAACCTGCTTACCACCATCGCCTGGAAAATAAACGGCGAAATCACCTATGCTTTTGAAGGCAGCATTTTTATAGGCGGCGCAGTAGTGCAATGGCTGCGCGATGGCCTGGGTATCATCAAAACATCGGCCGATGTTGAAAAACTGGCTACCTCGGTAAAAGATACCGCGGGCGTTTACTTTGTACCCGCGTTTGCAGGTTTGGGCGCCCCCTACTGGGACCCGGAAGTTCGCGGCGCTATTGTTGGACTAACCCGCGGCGCTACAGCCGCCCATATTTCAAGGGCCGCGCTGGCATCGATAGCCTACCAAACTATGGATGTACTTAAAGCAATGGAGGCTGATGCAGGCATGGAGATAAAAGAACTGCGCGTGGATGGCGGCGCAACAGCCAATAACCTGCTGATGCAGTTTCAATCAGACGTGTTGAACTGCAAAGTGATCCGGCCCCAAGTTACCGAAACTACAGCACTTGGCGTAGCCTATATGGCCGGGCTGGCTGTAGGCTATTGGAAAGATATAGCCGAAATTCAGCACTTGTGGGCAGCCGAAGCCGAATTTAATCCGGCCAACGATCTTGACGAAGTAAAATCGGGCATTACCGGCTGGAAACGCGCGGTAAGCACTGCTCAATGCTGGTCGAACGCCGGCAATCCTATAACAGTTATTTAA
- a CDS encoding RagB/SusD family nutrient uptake outer membrane protein has translation MKFKNIISKGLMGVMVIALAQSCKKGTLDNIKPTGTPTSTNFWKTAADAQAAANGLYEKQSNSEDMYGRGFFWFINASDDMVVGRTSADRENIKNFICTGNESSIYAPWQLHFVVMKRANDVINNVPNINMDAATKNFILGQAYFIHAVMHLEIADLYGSDKQGAPVQNRTNALAFPAQLPSVKDNYAYIVADLKKASSLLPYFDKLAATDKGRAHKTAALAYLAKTYLHAKDYANAEKYADSVILSGKHALLNNYADVFKIANNYSSEYIWSIASSLNGQSILPGAMLENKGWGLYNGFGYFQPTKELVDEFEAGDKRLAATILQKGDSFQYFGETYTYPIGGKSNSLTGYQFNKYMEPFSYAGGIHVSPNGDEPSTDLNVPLLRYAEILLIKAEAQIMQGKNGDAALNQVRIRAGLNPITNATMANLKHERRVELAGEWSDRNFDLVRWGDAQTIYAKPLHGSDGSVVWKARNFDPARDNVWPIPPKDIQISQGQLKQNAGW, from the coding sequence ATGAAATTTAAAAATATAATTAGCAAAGGCTTAATGGGTGTAATGGTTATTGCACTGGCCCAAAGCTGTAAAAAAGGCACTTTAGATAATATTAAACCAACCGGTACGCCAACAAGTACTAACTTCTGGAAAACAGCTGCCGATGCGCAGGCGGCTGCCAATGGTTTATACGAAAAACAAAGCAACAGCGAGGATATGTATGGCCGCGGTTTCTTTTGGTTCATTAATGCAAGTGATGACATGGTTGTGGGCCGTACATCTGCCGACAGGGAAAATATCAAAAACTTTATCTGTACAGGTAATGAAAGCAGTATTTATGCGCCCTGGCAGCTGCACTTCGTGGTAATGAAACGCGCCAATGACGTGATCAACAACGTGCCGAATATCAACATGGATGCAGCTACTAAAAACTTTATTTTGGGCCAGGCTTACTTTATCCACGCTGTGATGCACCTGGAGATAGCTGATTTGTATGGATCAGACAAACAAGGTGCCCCTGTACAAAATCGTACTAATGCGCTGGCTTTCCCTGCTCAGTTGCCGTCGGTAAAAGATAATTATGCTTATATCGTGGCTGATTTGAAAAAGGCATCTTCTTTATTACCTTATTTTGATAAGCTTGCCGCAACCGATAAGGGCCGCGCGCATAAAACTGCTGCTTTGGCTTATCTCGCTAAAACTTACCTGCATGCCAAGGACTACGCCAATGCCGAAAAATATGCCGATTCGGTTATCCTGAGTGGTAAGCACGCATTGCTAAACAATTATGCTGATGTATTTAAGATTGCTAATAACTATAGCTCAGAATATATCTGGTCGATTGCCAGCAGCCTGAATGGCCAAAGCATTCTGCCGGGCGCAATGCTGGAGAATAAAGGCTGGGGCTTATATAATGGTTTTGGTTATTTTCAACCGACAAAAGAACTGGTTGATGAATTTGAGGCCGGTGATAAAAGGCTTGCGGCTACGATCCTTCAAAAAGGCGATAGCTTCCAGTATTTCGGAGAAACTTATACTTACCCGATTGGCGGCAAAAGCAACAGCTTAACCGGTTACCAGTTTAATAAATATATGGAGCCTTTTAGTTATGCAGGCGGCATCCACGTAAGCCCTAACGGCGATGAGCCTTCTACAGACTTAAACGTGCCATTATTACGTTATGCAGAGATCTTACTGATTAAGGCCGAAGCCCAGATCATGCAGGGTAAAAATGGTGACGCTGCCCTTAACCAGGTGCGTATACGTGCAGGTTTAAACCCAATTACCAACGCAACCATGGCTAATCTGAAACATGAACGCCGTGTTGAGCTGGCAGGGGAGTGGAGCGATCGCAATTTCGACCTTGTACGCTGGGGCGATGCGCAGACAATTTACGCAAAACCGTTACATGGTTCGGATGGTTCAGTTGTGTGGAAAGCTCGTAACTTTGACCCGGCGAGGGATAACGTTTGGCCTATTCCGCCAAAGGATATCCAGATAAGCCAGGGGCAGCTGAAACAGAATGCCGGCTGGTAA
- a CDS encoding DeoR/GlpR family DNA-binding transcription regulator, whose product MSKNTDRHKFILQKVDTDGFVNVQDLSHQLSVSEVTIRKDLKLLEDKNLLFRTHGGASKTNPYANDRPVAEKEKLNAPEKKRIAAEAAARIDTNDSVIIASGTTMLALARAMQPNKHLTVVTAALPVALELLQHPQVDIVQLGGQMRNTSSSVTGNYAELMLDDMLCGVLFLGVDGIDPEIGLTTTNLSEARLNQKMINAAQTTIVLADSTKFGKRGLAKICSLDQINEIITDSGISLAMLKMLEEKGVKVTVV is encoded by the coding sequence ATGAGTAAAAACACCGACCGGCATAAGTTTATCCTGCAAAAAGTTGATACAGATGGTTTTGTAAATGTGCAGGACCTGAGCCATCAGCTAAGTGTTTCGGAAGTTACCATCCGAAAGGACCTGAAACTTTTGGAAGACAAAAATCTGCTTTTCAGAACGCACGGTGGTGCAAGTAAAACAAACCCATACGCCAATGACCGGCCGGTAGCTGAAAAGGAAAAGCTGAACGCCCCCGAAAAGAAAAGGATAGCGGCTGAAGCTGCGGCGAGGATAGATACTAATGATTCGGTTATTATAGCCTCAGGTACCACAATGCTCGCCCTTGCCCGTGCCATGCAGCCTAATAAGCATCTTACGGTAGTCACCGCAGCTTTGCCGGTAGCGCTTGAACTTTTGCAGCATCCACAGGTTGATATTGTTCAATTGGGGGGACAAATGCGAAACACATCCTCATCGGTAACCGGCAATTATGCCGAATTAATGCTGGATGATATGTTATGCGGTGTATTGTTTTTAGGGGTAGACGGCATAGATCCTGAAATAGGCTTAACTACTACCAATTTGTCCGAAGCACGGCTTAACCAAAAAATGATCAATGCAGCCCAAACTACCATTGTATTAGCAGATAGCACTAAATTCGGTAAGCGTGGATTAGCAAAGATCTGCTCGTTGGATCAGATCAATGAGATCATCACCGATAGCGGTATCAGTCTGGCAATGCTCAAGATGCTGGAAGAAAAAGGGGTGAAGGTAACGGTTGTTTAG
- a CDS encoding FecR family protein, producing MQTAKYSNYTLPDFLEDDDFLRFVIRPSHNDTVFWQQVIAKYPQQKETIAEASKIITAYRKQDVFTNEDNQSKVWLRIESTLQKDQVKSKIFTLNRYLRIAAILLLVSSIGISLWLIKGRQNEIDTTFGELRTVTLPDGSTVVLNGNSKLAYSNNWDKNSREVWITGEALFNVKHINKDPRHVKTTERFIVHCTDVNIEVLGTTFNVRNRHDKTNVGLVSGKIRLDYINPVSKSESLVMKSGDYIEYAHKKLVARTKLAAPEKITKWVNHQLVFNNATLAQISETMADDYGYHTAFSDPALSALKIEGEINVPDVDELIETISTTLPVKITRTDKNITITKLNP from the coding sequence ATGCAGACCGCCAAATACAGTAATTATACCCTGCCGGATTTTTTAGAAGATGATGATTTTCTCCGTTTTGTGATTCGCCCTTCACACAACGATACCGTTTTTTGGCAGCAGGTTATAGCTAAATACCCACAGCAAAAGGAAACAATTGCCGAAGCTTCAAAAATTATTACCGCATACCGTAAGCAGGATGTTTTTACCAACGAGGATAACCAGTCAAAAGTTTGGCTCCGGATTGAATCAACACTGCAAAAGGACCAGGTTAAATCAAAAATATTCACTTTAAACAGATACCTCCGTATCGCCGCGATATTATTGCTGGTATCGTCTATCGGCATCTCCTTATGGCTTATCAAAGGCAGGCAAAATGAAATTGATACCACTTTTGGCGAGCTGCGTACCGTTACCCTGCCCGATGGCTCAACCGTGGTGCTCAATGGTAATTCAAAGTTAGCTTACTCCAATAACTGGGACAAAAATTCAAGAGAGGTTTGGATTACCGGTGAAGCATTGTTTAATGTAAAGCATATCAATAAAGATCCGCGTCATGTAAAAACTACCGAAAGGTTCATCGTTCATTGTACCGACGTTAATATAGAGGTTTTAGGTACAACCTTTAACGTACGTAACCGGCATGATAAAACCAATGTAGGCCTGGTATCGGGAAAAATCAGGCTTGATTATATCAACCCGGTATCAAAAAGCGAGTCGCTGGTAATGAAATCCGGCGATTATATTGAATACGCGCACAAAAAGCTGGTAGCCCGTACCAAACTGGCAGCTCCCGAAAAAATTACCAAGTGGGTAAACCATCAGCTTGTTTTCAATAATGCTACCCTGGCACAGATCAGCGAAACCATGGCCGATGATTACGGTTATCACACCGCGTTTTCCGATCCGGCCCTCTCTGCCCTTAAAATTGAAGGCGAGATCAATGTGCCTGATGTTGATGAATTGATAGAAACAATATCGACCACACTCCCTGTGAAAATTACCCGAACAGACAAAAATATCACTATAACAAAATTAAACCCCTAA